In the genome of Telluria beijingensis, one region contains:
- the ybaK gene encoding Cys-tRNA(Pro) deacylase, which yields MAKKEHVSETPATQFLRKHAVAFSEHPYEYEEHGGTAVSSSALGVSEHDVVKTLVMQDEAAKPLIVLMHGDCKVSTKNLARAIPCKSVEPCKPDVAQRHSGYLVGGTSPFGIRKAMPVYVEESILALDKIYINGGRRGYLVGIDPKVLVEVLKARPVQCALAE from the coding sequence ATGGCCAAGAAAGAGCACGTCTCCGAGACACCCGCCACCCAATTCCTGCGCAAGCATGCCGTCGCTTTTTCCGAGCATCCTTATGAGTACGAAGAGCATGGCGGCACGGCAGTGTCCTCCAGCGCGCTCGGCGTGTCCGAACACGATGTGGTCAAGACCCTGGTGATGCAGGACGAGGCGGCCAAGCCGCTCATCGTGCTGATGCATGGAGACTGCAAGGTATCCACCAAGAACCTGGCGCGCGCCATCCCCTGCAAGTCGGTGGAACCCTGCAAGCCGGATGTGGCCCAGCGCCATTCGGGATACCTGGTCGGCGGCACGTCTCCCTTCGGCATCCGCAAGGCAATGCCGGTCTATGTTGAAGAGAGCATCCTGGCGCTCGACAAGATCTACATCAACGGCGGCCGCCGCGGCTACCTGGTCGGCATCGATCCGAAGGTGCTGGTGGAGGTGCTGAAGGCGCGTCCGGTGCAGTGCGCCCTGGCCGAGTAG
- the plsY gene encoding glycerol-3-phosphate 1-O-acyltransferase PlsY produces the protein MNTLIATIAAYLIGSISFAVVMSRAFGLSDPRTYGSKNPGATNVLRSGSKKAAIATLVGDAAKGWLAVWLAVQFGPDYGLDDTGIALVAIAVFIGHLWPVFFRFVGGKGVATALGVLLGINPWLGLATLATWLIIAYAFRYSSLAALVASIFAPFYYGLLFGVDAILFAVFVMSALLLWRHSSNIGNLIAGKESKIGSKSAGAKKAK, from the coding sequence ATGAACACCCTGATTGCCACCATCGCTGCCTACCTGATCGGCTCGATTTCCTTCGCGGTCGTGATGAGCCGCGCCTTCGGCCTGTCCGACCCGCGCACCTATGGCTCCAAGAACCCCGGCGCCACCAATGTGCTGCGCAGCGGCAGCAAGAAGGCGGCGATCGCCACCCTGGTCGGCGACGCCGCCAAGGGTTGGCTGGCGGTGTGGCTGGCGGTGCAGTTCGGTCCCGACTACGGCCTGGACGACACGGGCATCGCTCTGGTCGCGATCGCCGTCTTCATCGGCCACCTGTGGCCTGTGTTCTTCCGCTTCGTGGGCGGCAAGGGCGTGGCCACGGCGCTCGGCGTGCTGCTCGGCATCAATCCCTGGCTCGGCCTGGCGACCCTGGCGACCTGGCTGATCATCGCCTATGCCTTTCGTTATTCTTCGCTGGCGGCGCTGGTTGCCTCGATCTTCGCGCCGTTCTATTACGGCCTGCTGTTCGGCGTCGATGCGATCCTGTTCGCCGTGTTCGTGATGAGCGCGCTGCTGCTGTGGCGTCACAGCAGCAATATCGGCAACCTGATCGCCGGCAAGGAATCGAAGATCGGCAGCAAGTCGGCCGGGGCCAAGAAGGCAAAGTAG
- a CDS encoding DsbA family oxidoreductase yields the protein MSKQLRIDFVSDVSCPWCAIGLKSLEQALLKVGDEVRVDLHFQPFELNPDMGPDGQDIVEHVTQKYGATAEQQAASRETIRERGAAVGFTFDMERRGRIYNTFDAHRLLAWAEDEGMQRQLKTALLEAYFTRCEDPSNHDVLLRTAESVGLDRERASIILGSNEYADDVRTREQFFQRAGVKSVPAIIINQRHLISGGQPPEVFERALREIPGLEPETAA from the coding sequence GTGAGCAAGCAACTCAGGATCGATTTTGTGTCGGACGTCTCGTGCCCATGGTGCGCGATCGGCCTGAAATCGCTGGAACAGGCCCTGTTGAAGGTCGGCGACGAAGTGCGCGTCGACCTGCATTTCCAGCCCTTCGAACTGAACCCCGACATGGGCCCGGACGGCCAGGACATCGTCGAGCACGTGACCCAGAAATATGGCGCCACGGCCGAGCAGCAGGCGGCCAGCCGCGAGACGATCCGCGAGCGCGGCGCCGCGGTCGGCTTCACCTTCGACATGGAGCGGCGCGGCCGCATCTATAACACCTTCGACGCCCATCGCCTGCTGGCCTGGGCCGAAGACGAAGGCATGCAGCGCCAACTGAAGACCGCGCTGCTGGAAGCCTATTTCACCCGCTGCGAAGACCCGAGCAACCACGACGTGCTGCTGCGCACGGCCGAGAGCGTCGGCCTGGACCGCGAGCGAGCAAGCATCATCCTGGGTTCCAATGAATATGCCGACGACGTGCGCACGCGCGAGCAGTTCTTCCAGCGCGCCGGCGTCAAGTCGGTGCCGGCGATTATCATCAACCAGCGCCACCTGATCTCCGGCGGCCAGCCGCCGGAAGTGTTCGAACGCGCGCTGCGCGAGATTCCGGGGCTCGAACCGGAAACCGCCGCCTAG
- a CDS encoding endonuclease/exonuclease/phosphatase family protein, translating to MRVVSWNIHWGCGKDGRIRIHAIIDVLRRLNPDVICLQEVAANHPELEGSASANQFKQLSGAFGGYHAMEHAPSEIYKNNVPRLFGNLILSKYRISQVHRHLLPWPADPEHPAGMPRGLLETVIDAPAGKLRLLTTHLEYYSPPQRMAQVERIRALHAEACARSRLFQPDPNLDAPFQLGFRPGSAILCGDFNFAPEAPDYQALLAAPEPGALPLVDAWRVVHGDMARAPTTGLHGFPWPERPECYDYFFVTDDLAPRLTALDVQSETAASDHQPVVLELN from the coding sequence ATGCGCGTAGTAAGCTGGAACATTCATTGGGGTTGTGGCAAGGACGGTCGGATTCGCATCCATGCGATCATCGACGTGCTGCGCCGGCTCAATCCCGATGTGATCTGCCTGCAGGAGGTGGCCGCCAACCACCCCGAGCTCGAGGGCAGCGCCAGCGCCAACCAGTTCAAGCAGCTCAGCGGCGCATTCGGCGGCTACCATGCGATGGAGCACGCCCCCAGTGAAATCTACAAGAACAATGTCCCGCGCCTGTTCGGCAACCTGATTCTCTCCAAGTACCGCATCTCGCAAGTGCACCGCCACCTGCTGCCCTGGCCAGCCGATCCGGAGCACCCCGCCGGCATGCCGCGCGGCCTGCTGGAAACCGTGATCGATGCGCCGGCCGGCAAGCTGCGCCTGCTGACCACCCATCTGGAATATTATTCGCCGCCGCAGCGCATGGCCCAGGTCGAACGTATCCGTGCACTGCACGCCGAAGCCTGCGCCCGCTCGCGCCTGTTCCAGCCCGATCCGAACCTCGATGCGCCGTTCCAGCTGGGTTTCCGGCCCGGCTCGGCGATCCTGTGCGGCGATTTCAATTTTGCGCCGGAGGCGCCGGATTACCAGGCGCTATTGGCAGCGCCGGAACCCGGCGCGCTGCCGCTGGTCGATGCCTGGCGCGTGGTGCATGGCGACATGGCGCGCGCGCCGACCACCGGGCTGCACGGCTTTCCGTGGCCGGAGCGGCCCGAGTGCTATGACTATTTCTTCGTCACCGACGACCTGGCGCCGCGCTTGACGGCGCTCGATGTGCAGTCCGAGACGGCCGCCTCGGACCACCAGCCGGTGGTGCTGGAACTGAACTAG
- the tsaD gene encoding tRNA (adenosine(37)-N6)-threonylcarbamoyltransferase complex transferase subunit TsaD translates to MIVLGVESSCDETGFALYDTERGLLSHALHSQVAMHEEYGGVVPELASRDHIRRAIPLLDEVLKRADIPASTIDAIAYTQGPGLAGALLVGSSVACSLALALDKPVLGVHHLEGHLLSPLLASERPEFPFIALLVSGGHTQLMRVDGVGSYTLLGETVDDAAGEAFDKSAKLLGLGYPGGPAISRLAEFGDPNAYTLPRPMLHSKDFNFSFSGLKTAVLTVVKNHEEKVIANICEQDKANIARGFVDAIVDVLTAKCVNAMKHTGLKRLVIAGGVGANKQLRESLNAAAAKRKFKVYYPELEFCTDNGAMIAFAGAMRLERNPALAQRDYAFTVRPRWPLDELEAA, encoded by the coding sequence ATGATCGTTCTCGGCGTCGAATCCTCCTGCGATGAAACCGGCTTTGCTCTGTATGACACCGAGCGCGGCCTGCTGTCCCACGCCCTGCACTCGCAGGTCGCCATGCACGAGGAGTATGGCGGCGTGGTGCCGGAACTCGCTTCGCGCGACCATATCCGGCGCGCCATTCCGCTGCTGGACGAAGTCCTGAAGCGGGCCGACATTCCCGCGTCGACCATCGATGCCATCGCCTACACGCAGGGCCCGGGCCTGGCTGGCGCGCTGCTGGTCGGGTCCTCGGTCGCCTGCAGCCTGGCGCTTGCCCTGGATAAACCCGTGCTCGGCGTGCACCACCTCGAAGGCCATTTGCTGTCGCCCCTGCTTGCCTCGGAGCGGCCGGAATTTCCCTTCATCGCCCTGCTGGTATCGGGCGGCCATACCCAGCTGATGCGGGTCGACGGCGTCGGCAGCTATACGCTGCTGGGCGAGACCGTGGATGACGCGGCCGGCGAAGCTTTCGACAAGTCGGCCAAGCTGCTGGGCCTGGGCTATCCGGGCGGGCCGGCGATCTCGCGCCTGGCGGAGTTCGGCGATCCGAACGCCTATACCCTGCCGCGCCCAATGTTGCACAGCAAGGATTTCAATTTCAGCTTCTCGGGCCTCAAGACAGCCGTTCTCACCGTGGTCAAGAACCACGAAGAAAAAGTCATCGCCAATATCTGCGAGCAAGATAAAGCGAATATCGCGCGCGGTTTCGTCGATGCGATTGTCGACGTCCTCACCGCCAAGTGCGTTAATGCAATGAAGCACACGGGACTGAAGCGTCTCGTGATCGCGGGCGGCGTCGGCGCCAACAAGCAATTGCGTGAATCCCTCAACGCGGCCGCCGCCAAGCGCAAGTTCAAGGTGTATTACCCAGAGCTGGAATTCTGCACCGACAACGGCGCCATGATCGCCTTCGCTGGCGCCATGCGCCTCGAGCGCAATCCGGCCCTGGCCCAGCGCGACTATGCGTTCACCGTGCGTCCGCGCTGGCCGCTGGATGAGTTGGAAGCTGCCTGA
- a CDS encoding 3-deoxy-7-phosphoheptulonate synthase, with amino-acid sequence MTSTPQIENTNVSSFARMPTPVELHAALPLSERAYATVMDGRETLRNILDRQDKRLFVVVGPCSIHDPEAGLDYARRLKALQEEVSETMVLVMRVYFEKPRTTTGWKGYINDPFMDDSFRVDVGMERARRFLLDVCELGLPTATEALDPISPQYLGDLIAWTAIGARTTESQTHREMSSGLSTPVGFKNGTDGDVSIAINAVLSSANPHAFLGINGQGSVSIVRTSGNAYGHVVLRGGGGRPNYDSVSVAIAEQALTKAKLPANLVVDCSHANSYKKPELQPLVMSDVIQQIRHGNKSLVGVMIESNIVSGSQAIPADLTQLKYGCSVTDGCIGWEETETMLREAHKELLQRP; translated from the coding sequence ATGACCAGTACGCCCCAAATCGAAAATACCAATGTCAGCTCGTTCGCCCGCATGCCCACGCCGGTCGAACTGCATGCGGCCCTGCCGCTGAGCGAGCGCGCCTATGCGACCGTGATGGATGGCCGCGAGACGCTGCGCAATATCCTCGACCGCCAGGACAAGCGCCTGTTCGTCGTCGTCGGCCCCTGCTCGATCCACGATCCGGAAGCCGGCCTCGACTATGCGCGCCGCCTCAAGGCGCTGCAGGAAGAAGTGAGCGAGACGATGGTGCTCGTGATGCGCGTGTATTTCGAGAAGCCGCGCACCACGACCGGCTGGAAGGGATATATCAACGATCCGTTCATGGACGACTCGTTCCGCGTCGACGTCGGCATGGAGCGCGCGCGCCGCTTCCTGCTCGACGTCTGCGAGCTGGGCTTGCCGACCGCGACCGAGGCGCTGGACCCGATCTCTCCGCAATACCTGGGCGACCTGATCGCCTGGACCGCCATCGGCGCGCGCACCACCGAATCGCAGACCCACCGCGAGATGTCGTCCGGCCTGTCGACCCCGGTCGGCTTCAAGAACGGCACCGACGGCGACGTGAGTATTGCGATCAATGCCGTGCTGTCGTCGGCCAATCCGCATGCCTTCCTGGGCATCAATGGCCAGGGCTCGGTCTCGATCGTGCGCACCAGCGGCAATGCCTATGGCCACGTGGTGCTGCGCGGCGGCGGCGGCCGGCCGAACTACGATTCGGTGTCGGTGGCCATTGCCGAGCAGGCGCTGACCAAGGCAAAATTGCCGGCCAACCTGGTGGTCGACTGCTCGCATGCGAACAGCTACAAGAAGCCGGAACTGCAGCCGCTGGTGATGTCGGATGTGATCCAGCAAATTCGCCATGGCAATAAATCGCTGGTGGGCGTGATGATCGAGTCGAATATCGTCAGCGGCAGCCAGGCGATTCCCGCCGATTTGACGCAATTGAAGTATGGCTGCTCGGTGACCGATGGCTGCATCGGCTGGGAAGAGACCGAGACCATGTTGCGCGAAGCGCACAAGGAGTTATTGCAGCGTCCGTGA
- the ybiB gene encoding DNA-binding protein YbiB, which yields MTTDTNEIERFIAVPFIKEIGRGVKGARSMSREDARALYAAMLEDRVSDIELGAILLAMRIKGESVEELSGFMDAAAASFAPLPTPRGEFAPVLIPTYNGARKLANLTPLLALLLAREGVPVLVHGVRKDPGRVTTAEILHELGLAEAATTAEMQNEFAHLRPAFMPIEHLAPQLAHMLSLRRVLGVRNSTHTLVKILQPFDGPALRLVSYTHPEYLETLGSFFEGVDSETQGDAFLMRGTEGETVAHPHRAQRIDWFHAGQRALLVERDAPTDALSEVPDGRDAATTAAWIGAALRGEVPVPASIATQVAYCVEVSRKIRARSETAV from the coding sequence ATGACTACCGACACGAACGAGATCGAACGCTTTATTGCCGTCCCCTTCATCAAGGAAATCGGCCGCGGCGTCAAAGGTGCGCGCAGCATGTCGCGCGAGGACGCGCGCGCTCTATACGCCGCCATGCTGGAAGACCGGGTTTCGGATATCGAGCTGGGCGCCATCCTGCTCGCCATGCGCATCAAGGGCGAATCCGTGGAAGAGCTCAGCGGCTTCATGGATGCCGCGGCCGCCTCGTTCGCGCCGCTGCCCACGCCGCGCGGCGAATTCGCCCCGGTTTTGATCCCGACCTATAACGGCGCGCGCAAGCTGGCCAACCTGACGCCGCTCCTGGCCCTGCTGCTGGCGCGCGAGGGCGTGCCGGTCCTGGTGCACGGTGTGCGCAAGGACCCCGGCCGCGTCACCACCGCCGAGATCCTGCACGAACTCGGCCTGGCCGAAGCCGCCACCACGGCCGAGATGCAGAACGAGTTCGCCCACCTGCGTCCGGCCTTCATGCCGATCGAGCACCTGGCCCCGCAGTTGGCCCATATGCTGTCGCTGCGGCGGGTACTGGGAGTGCGCAATTCCACGCATACGCTGGTCAAGATCCTGCAGCCCTTCGACGGCCCGGCGCTGCGCCTGGTGTCCTACACCCATCCCGAGTACCTGGAAACGCTGGGCAGTTTCTTCGAGGGCGTCGACAGCGAGACCCAGGGCGATGCCTTCCTGATGCGCGGCACCGAGGGCGAGACCGTGGCCCATCCGCACCGCGCCCAGCGCATCGACTGGTTCCATGCCGGCCAGCGCGCCTTGCTGGTCGAGCGCGATGCGCCGACCGATGCGTTGTCCGAGGTGCCCGATGGCCGCGATGCGGCCACCACGGCCGCCTGGATCGGCGCCGCGCTGCGCGGCGAGGTGCCGGTGCCGGCCTCGATCGCGACCCAGGTCGCCTATTGCGTGGAAGTGTCGCGCAAGATCCGCGCGCGCAGCGAAACCGCCGTATAA
- a CDS encoding NAD(P)/FAD-dependent oxidoreductase has translation MAKHYDVAVIGAGAAGMMCAAVAAQQGKHVVLVDHAGKLAEKIRISGGGRCNFTNINAGPNNYLSQNPHFCKSALSRYTAQDFLALVKKYRIGHHEKHKGQLFCNDSAEQIIAMLRAECDAGGVEWRMPCKVAGVEKMESGFSIDTDGGELLVDSVVVATGGLSIPKIGATDFGYRIAKQFDLKLVETRPGLVPLTFDGPSWEPFVPLAGIALEVEVSTGSGKGKGALRGHFREDLLFTHRGLSGPAILQISSYWQPGTPIVLDLLPEMDVADTLIGMKKTEKKQLGNVLAQWLPARLADGLLAATGFDPAARLPDMADARLRKLGDAINRWAIVPTGSEGYRKAEVTLGGVDTRELSQQTMMANKVPGLYFIGETVDVTGWLGGYNFQWAWASGVAAGLALAAG, from the coding sequence ATGGCAAAACACTACGATGTAGCGGTGATCGGCGCGGGCGCGGCCGGGATGATGTGCGCGGCCGTGGCCGCCCAGCAGGGCAAGCACGTGGTGCTGGTCGACCATGCGGGCAAGCTGGCCGAGAAGATCCGTATCTCGGGCGGCGGCCGCTGCAATTTCACCAATATCAATGCCGGCCCGAATAACTACCTGTCGCAGAATCCGCACTTCTGCAAGAGCGCGCTGTCGCGCTACACGGCCCAGGATTTCCTGGCGCTGGTAAAGAAATACCGCATCGGCCACCATGAAAAGCACAAGGGCCAGCTGTTCTGCAACGACTCGGCCGAGCAGATCATCGCGATGCTGCGCGCCGAATGCGATGCTGGCGGCGTCGAGTGGCGCATGCCGTGCAAGGTGGCGGGCGTGGAGAAAATGGAAAGCGGTTTTTCCATAGACACGGATGGCGGTGAATTGCTGGTCGACAGCGTCGTGGTCGCCACTGGCGGGCTGTCGATCCCGAAGATCGGCGCGACCGACTTCGGCTACCGCATCGCGAAGCAGTTCGACCTGAAGCTGGTCGAGACCCGTCCCGGCCTGGTGCCGCTGACCTTCGACGGCCCCAGCTGGGAACCCTTCGTGCCGCTGGCCGGCATCGCGCTCGAGGTCGAAGTCAGTACCGGCAGCGGCAAAGGAAAGGGCGCCTTGCGCGGCCATTTCCGCGAAGATCTGTTATTTACTCACCGCGGCCTGTCGGGTCCGGCGATCCTGCAGATTTCGAGCTACTGGCAGCCGGGCACGCCGATCGTGCTCGACTTGCTGCCGGAGATGGATGTAGCAGACACCCTGATCGGCATGAAGAAGACCGAGAAAAAGCAGCTGGGCAATGTGCTGGCCCAATGGCTGCCGGCGCGCCTGGCCGATGGCTTGCTGGCAGCCACTGGCTTCGACCCGGCCGCGCGCCTGCCGGACATGGCCGATGCCAGATTGCGCAAGCTGGGTGACGCCATCAACCGCTGGGCCATCGTGCCGACCGGCTCGGAAGGGTATCGCAAGGCCGAGGTGACCCTCGGCGGCGTCGATACCAGGGAATTGTCGCAGCAGACCATGATGGCCAATAAGGTGCCTGGCCTGTACTTTATTGGCGAGACGGTGGACGTCACCGGCTGGCTTGGCGGCTACAATTTCCAGTGGGCCTGGGCCTCGGGCGTGGCAGCCGGACTGGCGCTGGCGGCGGGCTGA
- the rpsU gene encoding 30S ribosomal protein S21, protein MTTIRLKENEPFEVAMRRFKRTIEKTGLLTELRAREFYEKPTAERKRKLAAAVKRHYKRIRSQQLPKKLY, encoded by the coding sequence ATGACCACTATCCGCCTTAAAGAAAACGAGCCGTTCGAAGTCGCAATGCGTCGCTTCAAACGCACCATCGAAAAAACCGGTCTGCTGACTGAACTGCGCGCACGCGAGTTCTACGAAAAGCCAACCGCAGAGCGCAAGCGCAAGCTGGCAGCTGCCGTGAAGCGTCACTACAAGCGCATCCGCAGCCAGCAACTGCCGAAGAAACTGTACTAA
- a CDS encoding GatB/YqeY domain-containing protein: MSLKEQLTEDMKAAMRAKESGRLAAVRLIIAEVKRKELDEQTELNDTQVLAVIEKMIKQRKDSITQFEAGGRADLADIEKAEMAILSTYMPAGLSDEEIAAEVAAAVAATGASGPQDMGKLMGVLKPKLAGRADMTVVSNLVKKALAGA, translated from the coding sequence ATGAGCTTGAAAGAACAACTGACCGAAGACATGAAGGCCGCAATGCGCGCCAAGGAAAGCGGCCGCCTGGCCGCTGTGCGCCTGATCATCGCCGAAGTCAAGCGCAAGGAACTCGACGAGCAGACCGAGCTGAACGATACCCAGGTGCTGGCCGTCATCGAAAAGATGATCAAGCAGCGCAAGGATTCGATCACCCAGTTCGAAGCCGGCGGTCGCGCCGACCTGGCCGACATCGAGAAGGCCGAGATGGCGATCCTGTCGACTTATATGCCTGCCGGCCTGTCTGACGAAGAAATCGCCGCCGAAGTCGCGGCTGCCGTGGCCGCCACCGGCGCCAGCGGTCCGCAAGACATGGGCAAGCTGATGGGTGTGCTCAAGCCGAAGCTGGCCGGGCGTGCCGATATGACGGTCGTGTCGAATCTGGTCAAGAAGGCCCTGGCTGGCGCGTAA
- the dnaG gene encoding DNA primase, producing MIPQTFITDLLNRVDIVDIVGRYVQLKKGGANFMGLCPFHNEKSPSFTVSPTKQFYHCFGCGAHGTAIGFLIEYSGMGFVDAVKDLAQNVGMIVPDADDRIPPAQRAAQQAQALALTDALTQACNFYRAQLREAPNAIAYLKNRGLTGEVAARFGMGYAPSGWDSLRAIFPDYDAHVLVESGLVIDKVDEQGNHQRRYDRFRERVMFPIRNTKGQVIGFGGRVLDGGEPKYLNSPETPLFQKGLELYGLFEARQAIRDAGYVLVTEGYMDVVALAQLGFPQAVATLGTACTTTHVQKLLRQTDDVIFSFDGDRAGRKAARRALEACLPQVTDDKTIKFLFLPQEHDPDSFVRERGAEAFEQEIADAMPLSQFLLREVTQEHDLDTPEGRAHAQFEAKPLLQAMTPSSLRLQIVRGLASMTQSTPAEIESLFELSKPVATARRAPPRQGRPEPVGLELKMLRILVAHPHLALLLDETALTAFDYFGEEGADRLRHLIETAQALGEHGTFAALSQQLREVTTEYDGMIAEIAAEPENEVDGDRIVLLSSVRQIKMDSLKQELNQLFSSGLTPDQVSARYREIVAQQDLLAREAAAEMAPR from the coding sequence GTGATTCCGCAAACTTTCATCACAGATTTACTTAACCGTGTCGACATCGTCGATATCGTCGGCCGCTACGTCCAGCTGAAAAAGGGCGGGGCCAACTTCATGGGCCTGTGCCCATTCCACAACGAAAAATCCCCCAGCTTCACGGTCAGCCCGACCAAGCAGTTCTATCACTGCTTCGGCTGCGGCGCCCACGGCACCGCGATCGGCTTCCTGATCGAATACTCGGGCATGGGCTTCGTCGACGCCGTGAAGGACCTGGCCCAGAACGTGGGCATGATCGTGCCGGACGCCGACGACCGCATCCCGCCAGCCCAGCGCGCCGCCCAACAGGCCCAGGCACTGGCCCTGACCGATGCGCTGACCCAGGCCTGCAATTTTTATCGCGCGCAACTGCGAGAAGCGCCGAACGCCATCGCTTACCTCAAGAACCGGGGGCTGACCGGCGAAGTGGCCGCTCGCTTCGGCATGGGCTACGCGCCGTCCGGCTGGGACAGCCTGCGCGCGATCTTCCCGGACTACGATGCCCATGTGCTGGTGGAATCCGGCCTGGTGATCGACAAGGTCGACGAGCAGGGCAACCACCAGCGCCGCTACGACCGCTTCCGCGAACGCGTGATGTTCCCGATCCGCAATACCAAAGGCCAGGTGATCGGTTTCGGCGGCCGCGTGCTCGACGGTGGCGAACCGAAATACCTGAACTCGCCCGAAACGCCGCTGTTCCAGAAAGGCCTGGAACTGTACGGCCTGTTCGAGGCGCGCCAGGCGATCCGCGATGCCGGCTATGTGCTGGTGACCGAAGGGTATATGGACGTGGTCGCGCTGGCCCAGCTCGGCTTCCCGCAAGCGGTCGCCACCCTCGGCACCGCCTGCACCACGACCCACGTGCAAAAGCTGCTGCGCCAGACCGACGACGTGATCTTCAGTTTCGACGGCGACCGTGCTGGCCGCAAGGCGGCGCGCCGCGCACTGGAGGCCTGCCTGCCCCAGGTGACCGACGACAAGACGATCAAGTTCCTGTTCTTGCCGCAAGAACACGACCCGGACAGCTTCGTGCGTGAACGCGGCGCCGAAGCATTCGAGCAAGAGATCGCAGACGCCATGCCGCTGTCGCAATTCCTGCTGCGCGAAGTGACGCAGGAACATGACCTCGACACGCCGGAAGGCCGTGCCCACGCCCAGTTCGAGGCCAAGCCGCTGCTGCAGGCGATGACGCCGTCGAGCCTGCGCCTGCAGATCGTGCGTGGCCTGGCCAGCATGACCCAATCGACCCCGGCGGAGATCGAAAGCCTGTTCGAGTTGTCCAAGCCGGTAGCCACCGCGCGCCGCGCGCCGCCACGCCAGGGTCGGCCGGAGCCAGTAGGGCTCGAACTGAAGATGCTGCGCATCCTGGTTGCGCACCCGCACCTGGCGCTGCTGCTCGACGAGACGGCATTGACGGCCTTCGATTATTTTGGCGAAGAAGGCGCTGACCGCCTGCGCCACCTGATCGAGACCGCGCAGGCGCTGGGCGAGCATGGCACGTTCGCGGCCCTGTCCCAGCAGCTCAGGGAGGTGACGACCGAATATGACGGGATGATCGCCGAAATCGCAGCAGAGCCCGAAAATGAAGTCGATGGAGACCGCATTGTTCTGTTAAGTTCCGTGAGGCAGATCAAAATGGATTCGTTAAAACAAGAGCTTAACCAGTTGTTTTCTTCAGGTTTGACCCCAGATCAGGTGAGTGCTCGCTACCGCGAGATTGTCGCTCAGCAAGACCTCCTGGCCCGCGAGGCCGCTGCCGAGATGGCACCCCGATGA